One genomic region from Mycobacterium basiliense encodes:
- a CDS encoding TetR/AcrR family transcriptional regulator gives MGVTAAVTPKGERRRYALVSAAAELLGEGGFEAVRHRAVARRAGLPLASTTYYFSSLDDLIARAVEHIGMIEVAQLRARVNALSRRRRGPETTAEALVDLLVGDVSGPGLAEQLISRYERHIACTRLPALQESMRRNLRQRAEAVAEAIERSGRSVRIELVCTLICAVDGAVVSALVEGRDPRSAALATVVDLIDVLAPVDQRPVQV, from the coding sequence GTGGGCGTGACGGCAGCAGTTACTCCAAAAGGAGAACGTCGACGGTACGCGCTGGTCAGCGCTGCCGCCGAGCTGCTTGGCGAGGGCGGGTTTGAAGCGGTTCGTCACCGGGCGGTTGCCCGGCGGGCCGGCCTGCCGTTGGCGTCGACCACCTATTACTTCTCGTCTCTCGACGATCTGATCGCCCGCGCGGTTGAACACATCGGGATGATCGAGGTAGCGCAGCTGCGGGCCAGGGTCAACGCCCTGTCGCGGCGACGCCGGGGACCCGAGACCACCGCTGAAGCGCTGGTCGACCTGCTTGTGGGAGACGTGTCCGGTCCGGGACTTGCCGAGCAACTGATATCCCGATATGAGCGCCATATCGCCTGTACTCGCCTACCGGCGTTGCAAGAAAGCATGCGTCGCAACTTGCGTCAGCGTGCGGAGGCGGTGGCCGAGGCCATCGAGCGGTCGGGCCGGTCGGTGCGCATCGAGCTGGTGTGCACGCTGATCTGTGCGGTCGACGGGGCGGTGGTGTCGGCTTTGGTTGAAGGGCGAGATCCGCGTAGTGCGGCACTGGCGACTGTGGTCGATCTCATTGACGTGCTGGCGCCGGTCGACCAGCGACCCGTCCAGGTCTAG
- a CDS encoding alpha/beta hydrolase-fold protein yields MMARMPDFSRRAVLGLGVSATAGAIGAYALDMLFSPRTSHATPPAATGTNVPLAPTRKLDPPPPAQAAPTMTTGSFVSAARGGMATNWAIARPPGQSKPLRPVIALHGKGSDAATVMAGGVEQGLAQAVNAGLPPFAVVAVDGGGSYWHKRASGEDSGAMVLDELIPMLDSQHLDTSRVAFLGWSMGGYGALLLGGRLGPARTAAICAVSPALWPSAGAAAPGAFDGADDFAANSVFGMPALGAIPIRVDCGDSDPFYSATKQFIAQLPNPPAGGFSPGGHNGGFWSAQLPAELTWMAPLLTA; encoded by the coding sequence ATGATGGCCCGCATGCCTGACTTCAGTCGCCGGGCCGTGCTCGGTCTCGGTGTCAGCGCGACCGCGGGCGCGATCGGGGCATATGCGCTCGACATGCTGTTTTCACCTCGAACTTCACATGCCACACCACCGGCTGCGACTGGCACAAACGTTCCGTTGGCCCCGACACGAAAGCTCGATCCGCCGCCACCGGCCCAGGCCGCCCCGACGATGACCACCGGCTCGTTCGTATCGGCGGCCCGCGGCGGGATGGCGACCAACTGGGCGATCGCCCGCCCTCCTGGCCAGAGCAAGCCGCTACGACCCGTGATCGCGCTGCACGGCAAGGGCAGCGATGCGGCCACGGTCATGGCCGGTGGCGTCGAGCAGGGCCTTGCCCAGGCCGTCAACGCGGGGTTGCCGCCATTTGCGGTGGTTGCCGTGGACGGAGGCGGCAGTTACTGGCACAAACGCGCCTCCGGGGAGGACTCCGGGGCCATGGTGCTCGATGAACTCATCCCCATGCTGGACAGCCAGCACCTGGACACCTCACGCGTGGCCTTCCTGGGCTGGTCAATGGGGGGCTACGGCGCGCTGCTGCTCGGTGGTCGACTCGGGCCGGCGCGCACCGCGGCGATCTGCGCGGTGAGCCCCGCGCTCTGGCCATCGGCGGGCGCGGCCGCACCGGGGGCATTCGACGGGGCCGACGACTTCGCGGCCAACTCGGTATTCGGCATGCCGGCCTTGGGGGCCATCCCGATACGGGTGGATTGCGGCGACAGCGATCCGTTCTATTCGGCGACGAAGCAGTTCATCGCCCAACTTCCGAACCCGCCCGCGGGCGGCTTCTCCCCCGGTGGGCACAACGGAGGGTTCTGGAGTGCGCAGCTGCCCGCCGAGCTGACCTGGATGGCGCCGTTGCTCACGGCGTAG
- a CDS encoding gamma-glutamyltransferase family protein, giving the protein MTPPNGPFDWHLPYAWPRIPILGGNMVCTSQPLAAQAGLRMLTAGGNAVDAAIATAITLTLVEPVSNGIGSDAFAMVWDGKQLHGLNASGRSPAAWTPQYFGGEEVPTLGWNSVTVPGAVSAWVDLHARFGRLPFERLFEPAIDYGRNGFLVSPTVAAQWQAQVPLFANQPGFAAAFLPGGRAPRPGELFTFADHADTLEKIAASNGESFYRGELAGRLEAHAATAGGVLRASDLATHRTDWVGTINGGYRGFTVHEMPPNGQGIVALIALGILEHFDMSCYPVDSADSVHLQIEALKLAFADAQAYVADIDHMPLPPEHLLDKNYLKRRAMLVDRKRAKPASAGIPKGGTVYLTTADAAGLMVSMIQSNYLGFGSGVVVPGTGISLQNRGSCFVATQGHPNQVGPGKRPYHTIIPGFVTKDGAPVLSFGVMGGQMQPQGHVQVLVRIADYGQNPQAACDGPRFRWVQGLRVSCEQGFPQPTLDELRRRGHDLVVPDDYTEFGSCQAIWRLDDGYVAASDPRRDGQAVAF; this is encoded by the coding sequence GTGACCCCGCCTAATGGCCCCTTCGATTGGCACCTGCCCTACGCGTGGCCGAGAATTCCCATCCTGGGCGGCAACATGGTCTGCACCTCACAACCGCTGGCCGCCCAGGCCGGTCTGCGGATGCTCACCGCGGGCGGCAACGCGGTCGATGCGGCTATCGCCACGGCCATCACCCTCACGCTGGTGGAACCGGTATCCAACGGCATCGGCTCGGATGCTTTCGCCATGGTCTGGGATGGCAAGCAGCTGCACGGGTTAAACGCATCGGGCCGCTCGCCCGCAGCCTGGACACCGCAATACTTCGGCGGCGAGGAAGTGCCCACGCTCGGCTGGAATTCGGTCACCGTGCCGGGCGCGGTTTCGGCGTGGGTGGACCTACACGCCAGGTTCGGCCGCCTACCCTTCGAGCGGCTCTTCGAGCCCGCTATCGACTACGGCCGCAACGGCTTTCTCGTCTCACCAACCGTGGCCGCGCAATGGCAGGCCCAGGTCCCGCTGTTCGCGAACCAGCCCGGGTTCGCTGCGGCGTTCCTGCCCGGCGGTCGAGCGCCCAGACCCGGTGAACTGTTTACCTTTGCCGACCATGCGGACACGCTCGAAAAAATCGCCGCCAGCAACGGTGAATCGTTCTACCGCGGAGAGCTGGCTGGCAGGCTGGAGGCACACGCGGCCACCGCCGGCGGCGTTCTGCGGGCCAGCGATCTGGCCACGCACCGGACCGACTGGGTCGGCACTATCAACGGCGGATATCGCGGTTTCACCGTCCACGAGATGCCACCCAACGGGCAGGGCATCGTGGCCTTGATCGCGCTCGGGATTCTTGAGCACTTCGACATGTCCTGCTATCCAGTCGATTCCGCGGACAGCGTGCATCTGCAGATCGAAGCCCTCAAGCTAGCTTTCGCCGATGCGCAGGCCTATGTGGCCGACATCGACCACATGCCGCTACCCCCCGAGCACCTACTTGACAAGAACTACTTGAAGCGCCGGGCCATGCTGGTCGATCGCAAGCGGGCAAAGCCAGCGTCGGCCGGAATCCCCAAGGGAGGCACCGTCTATCTCACCACAGCAGACGCCGCCGGGTTGATGGTTTCAATGATCCAGTCGAACTATCTGGGCTTCGGCTCTGGCGTGGTGGTTCCCGGGACGGGCATTTCGCTGCAGAATCGGGGCTCGTGTTTCGTTGCAACACAGGGGCATCCGAACCAGGTCGGCCCGGGCAAGCGTCCCTACCACACAATCATCCCGGGATTTGTCACCAAAGACGGAGCACCGGTGCTGAGTTTCGGTGTGATGGGCGGCCAAATGCAGCCCCAGGGCCATGTGCAGGTGTTGGTCCGCATCGCCGACTACGGCCAGAACCCGCAGGCGGCGTGCGACGGCCCCCGGTTCCGGTGGGTGCAGGGTTTGCGGGTCAGCTGCGAGCAAGGCTTTCCGCAGCCGACGTTGGATGAGTTGCGCCGGCGCGGGCACGATCTGGTCGTGCCGGACGATTACACCGAGTTCGGCAGCTGCCAGGCGATCTGGCGGCTCGATGACGGCTACGTGGCCGCCAGCGATCCCCGCCGAGATGGGCAAGCCGTCGCGTTCTGA
- a CDS encoding serine/threonine-protein kinase, producing MVGLVQRGSGVGLNPGEVFAGYTVIRLLGSGGMGEVYLAEHPRLPRREALKILGDVVSADDDYRRRFIREAELAAALWHPNIVRVNDRGEHNGQLWISMDFVDGTDAASLMRDHYPVGMPADRVATIISAIASALDYAHEHHDLMHRDVSPANILLSKPEDGDQRILLGDFGIARNIADSSGLTATNMTIGTFPYAAPEQLTDDPIDGRADQYALAATGYQLLTGSELFPHTNPAVVIGRHLTASPPRLAQTRPELAAFDPVLAIALAKDPADRFARCTDFAQAFARAATSGGHATPTAWTMPAPLVRRPPTSTAVPSVSADLDNGRRCGRWRIAAAAATMVALTAVGASGYPIDNHNATGEVGPPAASPTLALPQRERDYAPPPLPPPPRLPPPPTSAPPPASPTPAPAQAAPAPRRPAPAPPRPAPAPPRPAPAPDQTFLGLVSEIPGLTVTDPASAAASGRAVCTDLQNGATPNDAAAATVNNNTGITPAQAAAGINAAITAYCPHYLQ from the coding sequence ATGGTTGGGTTGGTTCAGCGAGGATCGGGCGTCGGGTTGAATCCCGGCGAGGTGTTTGCTGGGTACACGGTCATCCGGTTGCTGGGGTCGGGAGGAATGGGCGAGGTCTACCTCGCCGAGCACCCGCGGTTGCCCCGCCGCGAAGCCCTGAAGATATTGGGCGATGTCGTATCCGCCGACGACGATTACCGCCGGCGATTCATCAGAGAGGCGGAACTGGCGGCCGCGCTGTGGCATCCAAACATCGTGCGCGTCAACGACCGCGGCGAGCACAACGGGCAGCTGTGGATCTCGATGGATTTCGTCGACGGAACGGACGCGGCAAGCCTAATGCGGGACCACTATCCGGTCGGAATGCCGGCAGATCGGGTAGCCACGATCATCTCAGCGATCGCCAGCGCACTCGACTACGCGCACGAGCATCACGACCTGATGCACCGCGATGTCAGCCCGGCGAATATCCTGCTCAGCAAACCGGAGGATGGCGACCAGAGAATCCTGTTGGGCGACTTCGGAATAGCCCGCAACATCGCCGATAGCAGCGGCCTGACGGCGACGAACATGACCATAGGCACGTTTCCCTACGCCGCGCCCGAACAGCTAACCGACGACCCGATCGACGGACGCGCCGACCAGTACGCGCTGGCCGCCACCGGCTACCAGCTGCTCACCGGATCAGAGCTGTTCCCACATACCAACCCGGCCGTGGTCATCGGCCGCCACCTGACCGCGTCGCCTCCGCGACTCGCCCAGACCCGCCCCGAGCTCGCGGCCTTCGACCCGGTGCTCGCCATCGCTCTTGCCAAGGACCCCGCTGATCGATTCGCACGATGCACCGATTTCGCCCAAGCCTTTGCACGCGCGGCCACCTCCGGTGGACACGCGACGCCTACGGCTTGGACCATGCCGGCGCCATTGGTGCGCAGGCCGCCCACCAGCACAGCAGTGCCCTCGGTGTCGGCGGACCTCGACAACGGCCGCCGATGCGGTCGGTGGCGGATAGCCGCCGCGGCAGCAACCATGGTCGCGCTCACCGCCGTCGGCGCCAGTGGCTACCCGATCGACAATCACAACGCCACCGGCGAGGTGGGCCCGCCCGCCGCTTCACCGACGTTGGCGCTGCCCCAACGGGAACGGGACTACGCGCCACCGCCGCTACCTCCTCCGCCGCGCTTGCCACCGCCCCCGACAAGTGCTCCGCCGCCGGCATCCCCAACGCCTGCGCCCGCACAGGCCGCGCCAGCCCCGCGACGACCGGCCCCCGCGCCGCCGCGACCTGCCCCGGCACCACCGCGACCGGCACCCGCCCCCGACCAAACATTTCTCGGTCTGGTGTCAGAGATTCCCGGTCTCACCGTCACCGATCCGGCAAGCGCGGCGGCCAGTGGCCGTGCCGTGTGCACGGACTTGCAAAACGGGGCGACCCCCAATGATGCCGCCGCCGCGACCGTGAACAACAACACCGGGATCACACCCGCGCAGGCCGCCGCCGGCATCAACGCCGCGATCACCGCCTATTGCCCGCATTATCTGCAATAG
- the purD gene encoding phosphoribosylamine--glycine ligase, whose product MRVLVIGSGAREHALLLALARDPQVTGLIIAPGNAGTARLAEQHDVDITASDDVVALAREVRADLVVIGPEVPLVLGVADAVRAAGIVCFGPSKDAARIEGSKAFAKEVMTAAQVRTASSEIVDNPACLDAALARFGPPTGDPAWVVKDDRLAAGKGVVVTADHDVARAHAASLLEAGHPVLLESYLDGPEVSLFCVVDGETVVPLLPAQDFKRVGEGDAGPNTGGMGAYAPLPWLPDDVYREIVSDIVEPVAVELVRRGSPFCGLLYVGLAITAKGPAVVEFNCRFGDPETQAVLALLDSPLGQLLHAAGTGELAKFGELRWQQGAAVTVVLAAENYPGRPRVGDVVVGAETEGVLHAGTTRRDDGAIISSGGRVLSVVGTGPDLSAARTHAYGILNSIRLVGSHFRNDIGLRAAEGKISVS is encoded by the coding sequence GTGCGCGTCCTGGTGATCGGCTCCGGTGCCCGTGAACATGCTCTTCTGCTGGCACTTGCCCGCGACCCGCAGGTCACCGGGCTCATCATCGCCCCCGGCAATGCGGGCACCGCCCGCCTGGCCGAGCAGCACGACGTCGACATCACCGCCAGCGACGACGTCGTCGCTCTCGCCCGCGAGGTGCGGGCGGACCTGGTGGTGATCGGCCCGGAGGTGCCGCTGGTCCTCGGGGTGGCCGACGCCGTGCGCGCCGCCGGCATCGTGTGCTTCGGGCCGAGCAAGGATGCGGCTCGCATCGAGGGCTCCAAGGCGTTCGCCAAGGAGGTCATGACGGCGGCCCAGGTGCGCACGGCCAGCAGTGAAATTGTGGACAACCCGGCGTGCCTGGACGCCGCGCTCGCCCGGTTCGGCCCCCCGACAGGCGACCCGGCGTGGGTGGTCAAAGATGACCGACTGGCCGCGGGCAAGGGCGTCGTCGTGACAGCCGACCACGACGTCGCACGCGCGCATGCGGCGAGCCTGCTCGAGGCCGGGCATCCGGTGCTGTTGGAGTCCTATCTCGACGGACCCGAAGTGTCGCTGTTCTGCGTGGTCGACGGGGAGACCGTGGTGCCGCTGCTGCCGGCGCAGGACTTCAAGCGAGTCGGTGAGGGCGACGCCGGACCCAACACCGGCGGCATGGGCGCGTACGCGCCCCTGCCCTGGCTGCCGGACGACGTTTATCGGGAAATAGTCAGCGATATCGTCGAACCGGTTGCGGTCGAACTGGTTCGGCGTGGCAGCCCATTCTGCGGATTGCTCTACGTTGGACTTGCGATCACTGCGAAGGGACCCGCGGTGGTCGAATTCAACTGCCGCTTCGGCGATCCGGAGACCCAGGCGGTGCTGGCCCTGCTGGATTCGCCGCTGGGGCAGCTGCTGCACGCCGCCGGGACAGGGGAATTGGCCAAGTTTGGCGAACTACGTTGGCAGCAGGGCGCCGCCGTCACCGTGGTGCTGGCGGCCGAAAACTATCCCGGGCGTCCTAGGGTCGGCGATGTCGTGGTCGGCGCCGAGACCGAGGGGGTGCTACATGCCGGCACCACCCGCCGTGACGACGGCGCCATCATCTCGTCGGGTGGCCGGGTGTTGTCGGTGGTGGGTACCGGTCCAGACTTGTCCGCGGCGCGGACGCACGCATACGGCATCCTCAATTCAATTCGGTTGGTGGGCAGTCATTTTCGAAATGATATCGGCTTGCGCGCCGCAGAGGGAAAGATCAGCGTCAGCTAG
- a CDS encoding carboxymuconolactone decarboxylase family protein: protein MDELRRKGLDKMNEVYGWEMPNVEDDAYFDLTVDHLFGSIWTRPGLSMRDRRIMTLTAVTAIGNRDLAEIQINAALLNGELDEAELKEMAIFLTHYLGFPLGSALNGAVDTVVARRKKAAEKGAAEDKKANVNDALKMHSGGTLD, encoded by the coding sequence ATGGACGAACTGCGCCGCAAGGGTCTGGACAAGATGAACGAGGTCTATGGCTGGGAGATGCCCAATGTCGAGGATGACGCGTACTTCGACCTGACTGTTGATCACCTGTTCGGCAGCATCTGGACCCGACCGGGATTGTCGATGCGCGATAGGCGCATCATGACGCTGACGGCGGTGACGGCGATCGGGAATCGCGACCTGGCCGAGATCCAGATCAACGCCGCGCTGCTCAACGGGGAACTCGACGAGGCCGAGCTGAAGGAAATGGCTATCTTTCTCACCCACTACCTCGGGTTCCCCCTGGGTTCGGCGCTCAATGGTGCGGTGGACACCGTCGTGGCAAGGCGCAAGAAGGCCGCGGAGAAGGGCGCCGCCGAGGACAAGAAGGCCAATGTCAACGACGCATTGAAGATGCACTCGGGTGGCACATTGGATTGA
- a CDS encoding NAD(P)-dependent oxidoreductase has product MTESSQNETKPRLGYIGLGNQGAPMAMRLLDWPGGLVVYDVRPEAMMPLVEGGARMAESVADVASADIISVTVLNDQQVREVIAGAHGLAAHAKTGTIVAIHSTISGTTAEDLARELRPRGIHVIDAPVSGGAGAASKGQLATMVGASDEVFARVKEPFSCWASLVIHAGPPGSGTRMKLARNMLTFTMYAAVGEAWKLAEASGVSLQDLGNVVRHTDKLTSGAGSIMFRDDTKDLEPGHFLYDGFIHARDLGEKDLGLALSLGEALSVELPLARLALERLAPGLGVPHTEKDA; this is encoded by the coding sequence GTGACCGAAAGCAGCCAGAACGAAACCAAACCGCGGCTGGGCTACATCGGCCTGGGCAATCAGGGTGCCCCGATGGCCATGCGGCTACTCGATTGGCCAGGGGGCCTTGTCGTCTACGACGTTCGGCCCGAGGCAATGATGCCGCTGGTCGAAGGCGGCGCCCGCATGGCCGAGAGCGTGGCCGATGTGGCCAGCGCGGACATCATCAGCGTGACCGTGCTGAACGACCAGCAGGTGCGTGAGGTGATCGCCGGGGCGCACGGCCTGGCGGCGCACGCCAAAACGGGCACCATCGTTGCTATTCACTCCACGATCAGCGGCACCACCGCCGAAGACCTGGCCCGGGAACTGCGGCCGCGCGGCATTCATGTCATCGATGCACCGGTTAGCGGCGGCGCGGGAGCGGCAAGCAAAGGTCAACTGGCCACGATGGTAGGGGCCAGTGACGAGGTCTTTGCCCGCGTCAAAGAGCCGTTCTCGTGCTGGGCCTCGTTGGTGATACACGCCGGCCCGCCCGGCTCGGGCACCCGGATGAAGCTCGCCCGCAACATGCTCACCTTCACCATGTATGCCGCAGTTGGTGAGGCGTGGAAGTTGGCCGAGGCAAGTGGGGTGAGCCTGCAGGATCTGGGCAACGTGGTACGCCATACCGACAAGCTGACCAGCGGTGCCGGCTCGATCATGTTCCGCGATGACACCAAAGACCTTGAGCCCGGCCATTTCCTGTACGACGGGTTTATCCATGCGCGGGACCTCGGCGAAAAGGATCTGGGCTTGGCGCTGTCGTTGGGTGAGGCGCTGTCGGTCGAGTTACCACTGGCTAGGCTCGCCCTGGAGCGGCTCGCGCCCGGTCTTGGGGTACCGCACACAGAGAAGGACGCGTAA
- a CDS encoding SDR family oxidoreductase: MGQFDGRVAIVTGAAQGIGAAYAQALARQGASVVVADLNAGGAQGVAKQIVANGGTAIHVPVDVSDEESAAAMADHVVGEFGGIDYLVNNAAIYGDMKLDLLLTVPLDYYRKFMSVNHDGALVCTRAVYKKMAKRGGGAIVNQSSTAAWLYSNFYGLAKVGVNGLTQQLARELGGMKIRINAIAPGPIDTEATRTVTPDEYVKQLVQTIPLSRMGTPDDLVGMCLFLLSDQADWITGQIFNVDGGQVIRS; the protein is encoded by the coding sequence GTGGGCCAATTCGATGGCAGGGTGGCAATCGTCACCGGGGCAGCCCAGGGCATCGGTGCGGCCTACGCTCAGGCACTGGCCCGCCAAGGCGCGTCAGTGGTGGTTGCTGACCTCAATGCCGGCGGTGCCCAAGGCGTGGCCAAGCAGATCGTCGCCAACGGCGGTACCGCGATTCATGTGCCCGTTGACGTTTCCGACGAGGAGTCGGCGGCGGCGATGGCCGATCATGTCGTCGGTGAGTTCGGCGGTATCGACTACTTGGTCAACAACGCCGCAATCTACGGCGACATGAAGCTCGATCTGCTGCTCACGGTGCCATTGGACTATTACCGGAAATTCATGAGCGTCAACCATGACGGGGCGTTGGTGTGCACCCGTGCGGTGTACAAGAAGATGGCCAAAAGGGGTGGCGGTGCCATCGTCAACCAATCCTCGACCGCGGCTTGGCTGTACTCGAATTTCTACGGCCTGGCCAAAGTCGGCGTGAACGGCCTGACTCAGCAGCTGGCTCGTGAACTGGGCGGCATGAAGATCAGGATCAACGCGATCGCGCCCGGGCCGATCGACACCGAAGCCACCCGGACCGTCACACCCGACGAGTACGTGAAACAACTGGTGCAAACCATTCCGCTGTCTCGGATGGGCACGCCCGACGATCTGGTGGGCATGTGTCTGTTCCTGCTGAGCGATCAGGCGGACTGGATCACTGGTCAGATCTTTAATGTCGATGGCGGACAGGTCATCCGCTCGTGA
- a CDS encoding aldehyde dehydrogenase → MALLAGGVSALFIDGKLSEGGAGTFPTVNPATEEVLGGAANADAADMGRAIDAARRAFDDTDWSRNTELRVRCVRQLRAGMREHIAELRELTIAEVGAPRMLTAAAQLEGPVDDLAFAADAAETYAWNQDLGAASPMGIPTRRTLAREAVGVVGAITPWNFPHQINLAKLGPALAAGNTVVLKPAPDTPWCAAVLGEIMANHTDIPPGVVNIVTSSDHTLGSLLAKDPRVDMVSFTGSTATGRSVMVDAAATIKKVFLELGGKSAFVVLDDADLAAASSVAAFTASMHAGQGCAITTRLVVPRARYDDAVAMAAGTMSSIKPSDPTDAGTVCGPLISERQRDRVQGYLDLAIAEGGTFACGGGRPADREVGYFVEPTVIAGLTNDARPAREEIFGPVLTVIAHDGDDDAVRIANDSPYGLSGTVYSADPERAAGIAARLRVGTVNVNGGVWYSADAPFGGYKQSGNGREMGLLGFEEYLEAKIIATAAN, encoded by the coding sequence ATGGCCCTGTTGGCCGGCGGAGTCAGTGCGCTGTTTATCGATGGAAAGCTCTCGGAGGGCGGCGCGGGCACCTTCCCGACCGTCAATCCGGCCACCGAGGAGGTGCTGGGGGGCGCCGCCAATGCCGACGCGGCGGATATGGGCCGCGCCATCGACGCCGCGCGCCGCGCCTTCGACGACACCGACTGGTCACGCAACACCGAGCTGCGAGTGCGGTGTGTGCGTCAGCTGCGTGCCGGGATGCGGGAACACATCGCGGAGTTACGCGAGTTGACTATCGCCGAAGTGGGTGCCCCCCGGATGCTCACCGCGGCCGCACAGTTGGAAGGCCCGGTCGACGACCTGGCGTTCGCGGCCGATGCCGCCGAAACCTATGCCTGGAATCAGGATCTCGGAGCGGCATCGCCGATGGGCATCCCCACCCGGCGTACCCTTGCCCGAGAAGCCGTCGGTGTCGTGGGCGCCATCACCCCGTGGAACTTCCCGCATCAGATCAACCTCGCCAAGCTGGGACCGGCGCTGGCCGCGGGCAACACCGTCGTATTGAAACCCGCGCCCGACACTCCATGGTGCGCTGCCGTCCTCGGAGAAATCATGGCAAACCACACCGACATTCCACCCGGCGTCGTCAATATCGTCACCTCTAGTGATCACACTCTTGGATCGTTGCTTGCCAAAGATCCACGGGTGGACATGGTTTCATTTACTGGATCCACGGCCACCGGTCGTAGCGTGATGGTGGATGCGGCGGCCACCATTAAGAAGGTGTTCCTGGAGTTGGGCGGCAAATCGGCATTCGTTGTGCTCGATGACGCCGATCTGGCCGCTGCCAGTTCGGTGGCGGCCTTCACCGCATCTATGCACGCTGGGCAGGGATGCGCCATCACTACCCGGCTGGTGGTGCCGCGCGCCCGCTACGACGATGCCGTGGCCATGGCGGCCGGAACCATGTCATCGATCAAACCGAGTGACCCAACCGATGCCGGAACCGTCTGCGGGCCCTTGATTTCGGAACGTCAGCGGGATCGGGTCCAGGGCTACCTGGACTTGGCGATCGCCGAGGGCGGGACGTTCGCGTGTGGCGGCGGTCGCCCCGCGGACCGGGAGGTCGGCTACTTCGTTGAGCCGACGGTAATCGCGGGTCTGACCAACGATGCCCGGCCGGCACGGGAGGAAATCTTCGGGCCGGTGCTTACCGTGATTGCCCACGACGGCGACGATGACGCGGTGCGAATCGCCAACGATTCGCCATATGGCTTGTCCGGCACCGTGTACAGCGCCGATCCGGAACGAGCCGCGGGAATTGCCGCGCGGTTGCGGGTCGGCACGGTGAACGTCAACGGTGGGGTGTGGTATTCCGCCGACGCCCCGTTCGGCGGCTACAAGCAGTCCGGCAACGGCCGCGAGATGGGGTTGCTCGGTTTCGAAGAGTATTTGGAAGCCAAAATTATTGCGACAGCGGCAAACTAG
- a CDS encoding TetR/AcrR family transcriptional regulator, translated as MSSDVLASVTETAQQQVGERPRNRRQEETFRKVLAAGMETMRENTYTDLTVRMVAARAKVAPATAYTYFSSKNHLIAEVYLDLVRQVPYFTDVNIPMPTRVDHALRHLALVVADEPEVGAACTAALLGGGADPAVRVARERIGAEIHRRIASAIGPGAETGTVSALEMAFFGALVQAGSGQFTYHEIADRLTVVVRLVLAGADQSDHGGNA; from the coding sequence GTGTCCAGCGATGTACTGGCCTCGGTCACCGAGACGGCCCAGCAGCAGGTCGGCGAAAGACCGCGCAACCGACGCCAAGAAGAGACCTTCCGCAAGGTGCTGGCCGCCGGCATGGAAACCATGCGGGAAAACACCTATACCGACCTGACAGTGCGAATGGTGGCCGCCCGGGCCAAAGTGGCTCCGGCCACCGCCTACACATACTTCTCGTCGAAGAACCACCTGATCGCCGAGGTCTACCTCGACCTGGTCCGGCAGGTCCCGTACTTCACCGACGTCAACATCCCCATGCCGACGCGAGTGGATCATGCGTTGCGCCACCTGGCTCTTGTGGTCGCCGACGAGCCTGAAGTCGGCGCCGCGTGCACCGCTGCGCTGCTGGGCGGCGGTGCAGACCCCGCGGTGCGCGTGGCCCGTGAACGCATTGGCGCCGAGATCCATCGCCGCATCGCATCGGCCATCGGACCCGGCGCCGAGACCGGCACGGTATCGGCGCTAGAAATGGCCTTTTTCGGCGCCCTAGTACAGGCCGGCAGCGGTCAGTTCACCTATCACGAGATCGCCGACCGCTTGACCGTTGTGGTGCGACTGGTCCTGGCCGGCGCCGACCAATCCGACC